In the genome of Microcoleus vaginatus PCC 9802, the window TGACGGGAGGGGAACCGCTGCTGCGGCCTGGGGTGGTGGAATTAGTGAGGTCGATCGCATCTTTGCCCGAAACCCGAGATTTATCCATGACAACCAACGGATTTTTGCTGGCGGGAATGGCGGAAAATCTCTACAATGCTGGTTTGCGCCGGATTAATATTAGTTTGGATTCGTTGGAACCGGAGACTTTCGACAAGATAATTGGCAGTCGGGGACGATCGCGGTGGACGCAGGTTTGGGAGGGAATTCAAGCGGCTTATCAAGCTGGATTCGACCCGCTGAAACTGAATGTTGTGGTAATTCCGGGTGTGAATGACAGCGAAATATTGGATTTAGCGGCGTTAACAATTAACCGGAATTGGCACGTTCGTTTTATTGAGTTTATGCCGATCGGGAATGGGGATTTATTTGGCGATAAAGGTTGGGTAGCTTCAGCCGAATTGCGGCAACAAATTAACGACAAATACGGGTTAGCCGAGTCGGGAGTGCGCGGAAATGGGCCGGCAGATGTGTTTCAAATTCCGGGGGCGAAGGGCACTTTAGGCTTTATCAGTCAAATGTCCGAGTGTTTTTGCGATCGCTGCAACCGGATGCGTTTGTCTGCTGACGGGTGGCTGCGGCCTTGTCTCCTGAACGAAACTGGTCAAGTTGACTTAAAAACTGCTCTCCGCACCGGGACTCCTCTCAGCGAATTGCGCGATCGAGTGCGGCACATATTAGAGATTAAACCGGAGATTAATTTCAAGCAGCGAGATTCGGGAACTACTCAAGGAAGTTACAGCCGCACAATGTCTCAAATCGGTGGGTGAACTGCCCGAAATCGATCGCTCTTTTTGTTATGTGGGGCCGAGGGGCGATTCACGCTCGGGATAGCTGCGCTTCAGGTACTTGGGCAAAAATGGGCGATCGATCTTTGTCAACTCTGTATCGATAATTTATTTGCTACACTTAAGACATCATCCAATTTTGTAAGCCAGATGAACACCATCTCGATCGCCATTTCAGACCGGCTGATTCTGAAGCTACAAAAAGTTGCTGCTGAGATGAATGTATCGATTGAAGAATTAGTCTTGATGAGCATTGAAAGCTCAATCGCGCAACGAGAAAATCCCGCAGCAAATACCGAGCGAGATATCTTCAATAAAAATGCTGAAATTTCGATCGAGGTAATTGACAAATTTTATACTCTTGCTACGGAATGGCAAAGTGAAGTTGCGGGAATGTCTTCGACAGCTCAAATGTCTCAGCATCCTGCATATCAGGAAATTATTAATATGGGATCTAAAGTCGTGCCGCTGTTGCTATCGGAACTGAAAAAAAATCCCCTTTACTGGTTAGCTGCATTGAATGCAATTACGGATGAAAATCCCATTAAACCGGAACAAAGGGGAAGGGTAAAACAGATGGCATCAGCTTGGATAGAGTGGGGTAGAGATCGAGGCTACGCGATTGAAGAGAATGTATAGAAGACCGGAACTTGAAATTAAATGGCCTAACTTGTCTCGCACTGATTATCGAGTTACTAACCAAAAGTCACAGGAATATAATTGCTTTGCATGGGCTGCTGGTGAAGAAGATCGCTGGTGGCAACCGATACCTGGAGAGCAATTCTATTGGCCAGAAGGCGTGCCGCAAGAGGAGACTTTAGACGCATATATTCAGGCTTATCAAACACTGGGATATGAACTTTGTAATGGTGATATATTAGAAGCTGGATATCAGAAAATAGCAATATATGTTGACTCTAGCGGTATCCCAACTCATGCAGCTAGACAGTTACCTAATGGTAAGTGGACAAGTAAACTTGGATGGTTAGAAGATGTTGAACACGAATTGGATGGATTGACAGGCGACAGGTATGGAGTGGTCGGTCAAATTCTTAAACGTGCGATAAATTAGGGAAAGGCGATCACTTTAGCTCAACCCAATTTACAAATAATTATATTAAATGCGATCGAGTGCGGCAGATATTAGAGATTAAACCGGAGATTAATTTCAAACAGCGAGATTCGGGAACTACTCAGGGAAATTACAGCCGCACCATGTCTCAAATTGGCGGGTAATTGTCTTTAGGACTTACGCATGGGGCCCAGAAACCGGGTTTTTTTTACGCAATTACTTCGTTTTTACGGACAGATTAGGTAAAAAACCCGGTTTCTTTGTCGGAGTGCGTCCAGGAGTGTATCTATCTGCGGCAAAAGCAAGGCAGGCTTTGATTTCTGCCGAAGTTAGTAGGGTTTTCCACCAATAAGACTCCAAAATTGGCGGCAGTCCGATCGACACGGGGCGATCGTCTCGACATCTCCGACGGCTGGCACGGCTGCCACGGCTCCAAAATTGCAGGATAGACTCGCTGTTGTGGGGTTTTGGGGTGATTTTGGTGAGGACAGGCACGGCTTGCACAGTCGCACCATAAGGACTGCTACGGCTCGGGCTGTCGCAGTGGTAAGGCTGGCATGGTTGGCAAGTTTGGCGATCGTCTCGCTGGCACGGTCGGAGCGGTGGGAGTGTTGGTAAGGTTGGAGCGGTTGCGGGTCTAGCTTTTTTACGTTAAACCTTCAGGTGTATAGGGTTTTTTGGTCATGTGAGGTATATAGTTTTTATGTTCAAAAATCTTTTGATAGGTCTAATCTTCACTGCCGGGGTTTTATTACCTTCTTTTTGTGGTGAAAGCGTTGCTACTCCGTTGCTCCAAGTTCAAAATCCCAACACATATCCAGAGGCTGACAAAAATGGAGACTACCACATTGTCAATGGAAAGAGTGGAGTCATGCCTTGGGTGTGGGAAGTCGTAGATCCAGAAGGTTTGAATGTTCGCTGGCAAGATAGGACTGGTCAAAGTAATCGAATGGATATGATTGATTTGCCTGTTGATAGGATTATGCCCACTGGAGAAAGATTTGATGCTGTTGGAATTTTTCTTGACCGACGGGGAAAACCTTGGCTATGGGTGGGAAGCCATTCATTCGGTCGAACTCGCTACTGGGTCAGAGCTAATACAAATTATGTCCGACCGATTCAAAGAATTAATCGCGACATAAAGTGATTAATAACTGTTATAAATGTTTGATGTTTTTTAAAATCAGGGATAACGAACAAAACCCATTACAGGTAAAGTGTAGTGGGTTTTGTTTAATTTCACCCTTATTTCAAGGATGAATTACGGGTTCAGAAACATATTTAAAATGGTTAGATAATCTGAGTTAAAACTAAAATCCTGAAGCCTTTATAACTTCTTCATAATGCTCTTTTACAGCGTATATAAAAGCGTTGTATGGGGAAGAACTTTCTGAACAGTCAACAAACGCCGTATGCTGAACACATACAACTTTAAAGCAATCGTTATTATTTATGAAATTGGCTTCATCTGGGTCTAGCCAGATATACTCTCCGACTGCTGGGATACGTGTGAATTCACACACGAAGTTTACTATGGTATTTTTTGGGTTTCGGATATATAAAAGGACTTTTCCGGTCATAATAGATTCCTTCAGTGGCATAACTTATAGTTGTATCGTAATTTTGGTACTTCTGTAAAGACACGCAGTTGTAGATGTTTGACGCTTTGAATCAGGAAATTACCGTTTCCTGATTTAGTAAAGTAACGTGCCTGATATTTGTTG includes:
- the moaA gene encoding GTP 3',8-cyclase MoaA, whose product is MDTVDYLRISLIDRCNFRCLYCMPEGSELDYVLQQQLLTHSELLTLLREVFIPVGFTKFRLTGGEPLLRPGVVELVRSIASLPETRDLSMTTNGFLLAGMAENLYNAGLRRINISLDSLEPETFDKIIGSRGRSRWTQVWEGIQAAYQAGFDPLKLNVVVIPGVNDSEILDLAALTINRNWHVRFIEFMPIGNGDLFGDKGWVASAELRQQINDKYGLAESGVRGNGPADVFQIPGAKGTLGFISQMSECFCDRCNRMRLSADGWLRPCLLNETGQVDLKTALRTGTPLSELRDRVRHILEIKPEINFKQRDSGTTQGSYSRTMSQIGG